Proteins encoded within one genomic window of Scheffersomyces stipitis CBS 6054 chromosome 3, complete sequence:
- a CDS encoding actin assembly factor: MAILTTADKEKIKRAVPKANNKVIDATVARLYIAYPDPTSWQYTGLVGAILLVDDLVGHTFFLKLVDIVGNRGVLWDQELYVNFEYNQDRKFFHTFEIEDCLVGLLFEDTNDAVHFHKRVSTRVKHASKQTANNKNAIALKKRSGPVEVKPGPRGEFVDANTAQRSRRTKGVLYYDDVPPPEWRSLYAELESAGISEDMIADNRQFIKDYIAQQGGPLVGLEPPVPRRYQKKIEPVVESTPTATKSSSHKFSRIASGVSSSKNNKAPPPPPPPAAASAAEEYSPAPEVVLEFLLLSLYPLLHFILLFLPQVLSKISRISRISNLLLTSNRRLVPPPPPNRGAVPPPPPNRGGMPPPPPNRGAVPPPPPSRVPGPTPPQRTGAPPPPPPPRAARGAAPPPPPSRTARPAQPQQLPPPQYHPQPGPPPPVRQPMPPPQQASQVPPPPPFPGQPQAQIPPPPPFPGQAQAQIPPPPPFPPQTSSAPPPPPPPFPTQQFSQPPPPPPLPNMGGGGAPPPPPPPLPDMGTSSPPEATGDVGRDALLASIRGAGIGALKKTDKSQLEKPSVLLQEAKGQPPASAVSAPEAAPGQQGSLADALSAALSKRKGKVAQSDDEDDDDW, encoded by the exons ATGGCAATCTTGACTACAGCtgataaagaaaagatcaaacGTGCCGTGCCCAAGGCAAACAACAAGGTCATAGATGCTACTGTAGCCAGATTGTACATAGCCTATCCAGATCCAACGTCATGGCAGTATACGGGATTGGTCGGTGCCATATTGTTAGTTGATGATTTGGTAGGACACACTTTCTTTTTAAAACTCGTTGACATAGTAGGAAACCGCGGAGTTTTGTGGGATCAGGAGTTATATGTTAATTTTGAGTACAATCAGGATCGGAAGTTCTTCCACACTtttgagattgaagactGTTTGGTCGGCCTCTTGTTTGAAGATACCAACGATGCAGTTCATTTCCACAAACGTGTATCTACACGGGTCAAACACGCACTGAAACAGACTGCAAACAACAAAAATGCCATagccttgaagaaacgGTCTGGTCCCGTTGAAGTGAAGCCTGGTCCCAGAGGAGAATTCGTGGACGCCAACACGGCTCAAAGATCCAGACGGACAAAGGGAGTACTCTACTATGACGATGTACCACCTCCTGAATGGCGGTCCTTATACGCAGAGTTAGAATCGGCTGGTATCTCTGAGGATATGATCGCCGATAACAGACAATTCATCAAAGATTATATCGCCCAGCAGGGTGGCCCTCTCGTAGGTCTAGAACCGCCAGTTCCTCGGCGttaccagaagaagatcgaGCCCGTTGTAGAATCAACTCCAACGGCAACAAAATCGTCTTCTCACAAATTCTCTCGTATCGCTTCTGGTGTTTCCAGTCTGAAGAATAATAAGGCACCGCCACCTCCACCCCCTCCTGCTGCAGCTTCGGCAGCTGAAGAATACCTGCCAGCTCCAGA AGTCGTTTTAGAGTTcctccttcttctgctctACCCCCTCCTACATTTCATACTTCTCTTCCTCCCCCAAGTTCTTTCCAAAATCAGCAGAATCAGCAGAATCAGCAATCTTTTGCTAACCAGCAACA GAAGATTGGTgcctccaccaccaccaaacAGAGGAGCAGTACCTCCTCCACCACCTAACAGAGGTGGAATGcctccacctccaccaAACAGGGGTGCCGTtcctccacctccacctTCGAGAGTTCCTGGTCCTACACCTCCGCAAAGAACAGGTGCGCCTCCCCCACCCCCTCCTCCAAGGGCCGCTAGAGGTGCAgctccacctcctcctccttCTAGAACAGCCCGTCCAGCTCAACCCCAACAACTTCCACCTCCACAGTATCATCCTCAACCTGGtcctcctcctccagtGAGACAACCGATGCCTCCACCTCAGCAAGCGCTGCAAGTccctccaccaccacccTTTCCAGGGCAACCACAAGCTCAAATCCCCCCACCACCGCCATTTCCAGGACAAGCACAAGCACAGATccctccaccaccaccatTTCCTCCACAAACGTCCTCAGCTCCACCCcctccacctccacctTTTCCCACTCAGCAGTTCTCTCAacctccacctcctccacctCTTCCTAACATGGGTGGTGGCGGAGCTCCTCCCCCTCCTCCCCCTCCTTTGCCGGATATGGggacttcttctcctcCAGAAGCTACAGGTGACGTCGGTAGAGATGCTCTCTTGGCATCTATCAGAGGTGCAGGTATAGGGGCTCTCAAAAAGACCGACAAGTCGCAGTTGGAGAAACCAAGTGTTCTTTTACAAGAAGCTAAGGGCCAACCTCCCGCTTCTGCAGTTTCGGCTCCGGAAGCTGCCCCTGGTCAACAAGGTAGTTTGGCCGATGCGTTGTCAGCTGCTCTCAGTaagagaaaaggaaaagtcGCTCAGAGcgacgatgaagacgacgatgacTGGTAG